Genomic window (Anopheles bellator unplaced genomic scaffold, idAnoBellAS_SP24_06.2 scaffold02593_ctg1, whole genome shotgun sequence):
ATTGTAAGTAGAATAGAGTTGAGGATAGTTTTGTACCAAAACCTTCAATCGAAATATGctctgtttttttaaattgtttttctagGATCGTATTGATCTGTATATGTACACGATGGAAGAGTCTTTGGTCAGCTTACGCCGTGCACTGGAGCTAGTGGACTGGGATTACTATTACGTTGCCGTGATGTGTGAATATGAAACTCTTCTCTTCGACGTTTTCAAGCAACTCAACGTGCAGCTGGACATTGCGAGACCAAATTACATCTACTATCTATCCAAGGAAGAAGCCCATGCACTGACTGTAACCCTTCCGGAAGGATTACGGCTCGCTTCGCTCAAACCGGAAAATGCTTATACTGTCAACGATCATTGGTCTCTCCGGGAAGCGGGATCAGAATTTTCGCTTGAACGTTTGATATGCTGGAACCCTTCGATTGGATTGTACGATTCTTCCGATAATTTACTCGGTTGGTGCGTTGTCACGCAGATGGGCGTTATTGGATCGCTCGGTGTTATCGAAAAG
Coding sequences:
- the LOC131214813 gene encoding uncharacterized protein LOC131214813 → DRIDLYMYTMEESLVSLRRALELVDWDYYYVAVMCEYETLLFDVFKQLNVQLDIARPNYIYYLSKEEAHALTVTLPEGLRLASLKPENAYTVNDHWSLREAGSEFSLERLICWNPSIGLYDSSDNLLGWCVVTQMGVIGSLGVIEKRKGYGKLVLKGIVKKLAEMGFCSYASILVNNEPSKALFESVGFKIIKRVNWIRNCERKLVEWKSGATIVKE